A stretch of Natator depressus isolate rNatDep1 chromosome 2, rNatDep2.hap1, whole genome shotgun sequence DNA encodes these proteins:
- the LOC141981567 gene encoding myb/SANT-like DNA-binding domain-containing protein 7 produces MQSSSAEVTMMESQNRKRAPAWTEREVRDLIAVWGEESVLSELRSSFQNAKTFVKISQGMKDRGHNRDPKQCRVKLKELRQAYQKTREANGRSGSEPQTCRFYDELHAILGGSATTTPAVLFDSFNGDGGNTEAGFGDEEDDDDDDEVVDSSQQASGETGFPDSQELFLTLDLEPVTP; encoded by the coding sequence atgcagagctcatcagcagaggtgaccatgatggagtctcagaatcgcaaaagagctccagcatggaccgaacgggaggtacgggatctgatcgctgtatggggagaggaatccgtgctatcagaactccgttccagttttcaaaatgccaaaacctttgtcaaaatctcccagggcatgaaggacagaggccataacagggacccgaagcagtgccgcgtgaaactgaaggagctgaggcaagcctaccagaaaaccagagaggcgaacggccgctccgggtcagagccccaaacatgccgcttctatgatgagctgcatgccattttagggggttcagccaccactaccccagccgtgttgtttgactccttcaatggagatggaggcaatacggaagcaggttttggggacgaagaagatgatgatgatgatgacgaggttgtagatagctcacagcaagcaagcggagaaaccggctttcccgacagccaggaactgtttctcaccctggacctggagccagttaccccctga
- the LOC141981879 gene encoding uncharacterized protein LOC141981879 encodes MAGKEKGGKSLGKGRAKRHRKVLRNNIQGIMKPAIRRLARHGGVKRISGLIYEETRGVLKVFLENVIRDAVTYTEHAKRKTVIAMDLVYALKCQGNSLRIRGLSFHPALKLTLKSWGRRSGGAHLMTFSPVVRIFGWHVGDPDSIPPSLRDVGFEQGTSHLTGGCSNHWITEAFS; translated from the exons atggccgggaaag AAAAAGGTGGTAAGAGTTTGGGAAAGGGGCGTGCTAAGCGCCATCGCAAGGTGCTCCGTAATAACATTCAAGGTATCATGAAGCCGGCTATTCGTCGTTTGGCGCGCCATGGTGGCGTAAAGCGTATTTCCGGATTGATCTATGAAGAAACCCGAGGAGTGCTGAAAGTATTTTTAGAGAACGTCATCCGTGATGCTGTTACTTACACTGAACATGCCAAGCGAAAGACTGTGATTGCCATGGACTTGGTCTATGCTCTAAAATGCCAGGGAAACTCTCTGCGGATTCGAGGGCTAAGTTTCCATCCCGCTTTAAAGTTGACATTAAagagttgggggaggaggagtggtgGTGCCCACCTTATGACTTTTAGCCCCGTGGTTAGAATATTTGgctggcatgtgggagacccagattcaattcccccttctctaCGAGATGTGGGATTTGAACAGGGTACCTCTCACCTCACAGgagggtgctctaaccactggataaCAGAGGCATTCTCATAA